A stretch of the Sorangium aterium genome encodes the following:
- a CDS encoding Stp1/IreP family PP2C-type Ser/Thr phosphatase, whose amino-acid sequence MGLSENIRFYAATDVGRMRDHNEDNYLVDKKLALFVVADGMGGHAAGEVASALAVRIIHEELKKERDLIENQARSNVRRAAMKEVLSLLEHAVQRACARIHEEAKADTTKRGMGTTLSALLIAGSHGYIAHVGDSRIYLLREGRIQQVTEDHTVYNELIKRGKLTRDQIEKVAQKNAITRAVGVYERVEVDTLTIEVLPGDQFLLASDGLHGYIAHTAELEPFFEEENGEIAANGLIDLANRKGGKDNITAILVRLGQGDHRDSVRARLLALKRDVLAKMPLFARLQEREMLRVMQVAEVLSFEPGQIVVREGDRGDELFIVLSGLVRIIRGESVLSEVGPGEHFGEMALIRSMPRSATVSAVEQSELIAVRRADFFEILRKEHELAVKLLWQFLGVLADRLDQTSRDLSTAREELAAEDITSEIFPDSEEGKSPFAPEERSSAR is encoded by the coding sequence ATGGGCCTGTCCGAAAACATCAGGTTTTATGCGGCGACCGATGTTGGCCGCATGCGGGACCACAACGAGGACAACTACCTCGTCGACAAGAAGCTCGCGCTCTTCGTGGTCGCCGACGGGATGGGCGGGCACGCCGCTGGCGAGGTCGCGAGCGCCCTCGCCGTCCGCATCATCCACGAGGAGCTGAAGAAGGAGCGGGACCTCATCGAGAACCAGGCGCGCAGCAACGTGCGGCGCGCCGCGATGAAGGAGGTCCTCAGCCTGCTCGAGCACGCCGTCCAGCGCGCGTGCGCCCGGATCCACGAGGAAGCGAAGGCCGACACGACGAAGCGCGGCATGGGCACGACGCTCTCCGCGCTCCTCATCGCCGGCTCGCACGGCTACATCGCGCACGTCGGCGACAGCCGCATCTACCTCCTCCGCGAGGGCCGCATCCAGCAGGTCACCGAGGATCACACCGTCTACAACGAGCTCATCAAGCGCGGGAAGCTCACGCGCGATCAGATCGAGAAGGTCGCGCAGAAGAACGCGATCACCCGCGCCGTCGGCGTGTACGAGCGCGTCGAGGTCGACACGCTCACCATCGAGGTGCTCCCGGGCGACCAGTTCCTCCTCGCGTCGGACGGGCTCCACGGGTACATCGCGCACACCGCGGAGCTCGAGCCGTTCTTCGAGGAGGAGAACGGCGAGATCGCCGCCAACGGCCTCATCGATCTCGCGAACAGGAAGGGCGGCAAGGACAACATCACCGCGATCCTCGTGCGGCTCGGCCAGGGCGACCACCGCGACAGCGTCCGCGCCCGGCTGCTCGCCCTGAAGCGCGACGTGCTCGCGAAGATGCCGCTCTTCGCGCGCCTGCAGGAGCGCGAGATGCTCCGGGTCATGCAGGTCGCCGAGGTGCTCTCGTTCGAGCCCGGCCAGATCGTGGTGCGCGAGGGAGATCGCGGCGACGAGCTCTTCATCGTGCTCTCGGGCCTCGTCCGGATCATCCGCGGCGAATCGGTGCTGAGCGAGGTCGGCCCGGGCGAGCACTTCGGCGAGATGGCCCTCATCCGCAGCATGCCGCGCTCGGCCACCGTCTCGGCCGTGGAGCAGAGCGAGCTCATCGCCGTCCGTCGCGCCGATTTCTTCGAGATCCTCCGCAAGGAGCACGAGCTCGCCGTGAAGCTGCTCTGGCAGTTCCTGGGGGTGCTCGCCGACCGGCTCGACCAGACGTCGCGCGACCTGAGCACCGCCCGCGAGGAGCTCGCCGCGGAGGACATCACGAGCGAGATCTTCCCCGACAGCGAGGAGGGGAAGAGCCCGTTCGCCCCCGAGGAGCGCTCCTCGGCGCGCTGA
- a CDS encoding tetratricopeptide repeat protein has translation MTSSGAQRARALDLLSRGDMAGGIAGLEAHVAGAPDDAGAWLALGAAYAAEERWADAARALARGVKTGGEEQIEARLAYARALVRLGRLDEAAAELRRGAAIEPPDPRALRELGVVLYDLRLYDEAARWLARACEAAPEDARAAFALGLAHEARREIAPAIAAYREAVRRAPSFPDARLTLADALASIGEHERALGELEALLARERSHEQAARNREVLQRALAEMRARRLLGKTERELARSALVMEAQLRRREARAAPATAEGAAARQIVRYTAPLLELHVTLDSPNNGPGSGAIEALHLALTDPDRAARAEDDVFKVTVIGEDGRQAPVSYATGASLTLVREAIGCPMTQASALYTSLLKGSPSVDWGGATLRFASVPGTGGAPGGERHGLLVGQRA, from the coding sequence ATGACGTCGTCCGGAGCGCAGCGAGCGCGCGCGCTCGATCTGCTGAGCCGCGGGGACATGGCGGGCGGGATCGCCGGGCTCGAGGCGCACGTCGCGGGCGCGCCGGACGACGCGGGGGCGTGGCTCGCGCTCGGCGCCGCGTACGCGGCGGAGGAGCGCTGGGCGGACGCGGCGAGGGCGCTCGCGCGCGGGGTGAAAACCGGCGGAGAGGAGCAGATCGAGGCGCGCCTCGCCTACGCCCGCGCCCTGGTCCGCCTCGGCCGGCTGGACGAGGCGGCCGCGGAGCTCCGGCGGGGCGCGGCGATCGAGCCGCCCGATCCGCGGGCGCTGCGCGAGCTCGGGGTCGTGCTCTACGATCTGCGCCTCTACGACGAGGCGGCGCGCTGGCTCGCGCGCGCGTGCGAGGCGGCGCCGGAGGACGCGCGGGCGGCCTTCGCGCTCGGGCTCGCGCACGAGGCGCGGCGGGAGATCGCGCCGGCCATCGCGGCCTACCGCGAGGCGGTGAGGCGCGCGCCCTCGTTCCCCGACGCCCGGCTCACGCTCGCGGACGCGCTCGCGTCGATCGGGGAGCATGAGCGAGCGCTGGGCGAGCTCGAGGCGCTGCTCGCGCGCGAGCGGAGCCACGAGCAGGCGGCGAGGAACCGCGAGGTGCTGCAGCGCGCGCTCGCCGAGATGCGCGCGCGCCGGCTGCTCGGCAAGACGGAGCGGGAGCTCGCGCGGTCGGCGCTCGTCATGGAGGCGCAGCTCAGGCGCCGCGAGGCGCGCGCGGCGCCCGCGACGGCGGAGGGAGCGGCGGCGCGGCAGATCGTCCGCTACACGGCGCCGCTCCTCGAGCTCCACGTGACCCTCGACTCCCCGAACAATGGCCCCGGGAGCGGCGCGATCGAGGCGCTGCACCTCGCGCTGACCGATCCGGACCGCGCCGCGCGCGCCGAGGACGACGTCTTCAAGGTCACGGTGATCGGCGAGGACGGCAGGCAGGCGCCGGTGAGCTACGCGACGGGCGCGTCGCTCACGCTCGTGCGCGAGGCGATCGGCTGCCCGATGACGCAGGCGAGCGCGCTCTATACCTCGCTGCTGAAGGGGAGCCCCTCGGTCGACTGGGGCGGCGCGACGCTGCGGTTCGCGAGCGTGCCAGGCACCGGAGGGGCGCCCGGCGGCGAGCGGCACGGCCTCCTGGTCGGCCAGCGCGCCTAG
- the radC gene encoding RadC family protein, whose product MSPWKRAALLPDHLPETCTDDPAALAAFVGPRERALEEGIWSLGDADLLAIVLGTGLVGTPVTLVSAALLSRFAGLEGLARLGPHALAEHPGLGLAKALRIAASLELGRRAFERAVRPRPPVRTSASIAAWCAAQLGPLDHEQMWVISLDGRNGMRGARRVAQGGLHGCSVTARDILRAALSDAASALVLVHNHPSGDSAPSPEDVAMTNAVAAAGEVIGVPLVDHVILAPDGHYSSLLDLGMIAPGDAPRAAAPPSRG is encoded by the coding sequence ATGAGCCCGTGGAAGCGCGCCGCCTTGCTCCCTGATCACCTCCCCGAGACGTGCACCGACGACCCCGCGGCGCTGGCCGCCTTCGTCGGCCCGCGAGAGCGAGCGCTCGAGGAGGGGATCTGGTCGCTCGGCGACGCCGACCTGCTCGCGATCGTGCTGGGCACAGGGCTGGTCGGCACCCCCGTGACGCTCGTCTCCGCCGCGCTCCTCTCGCGCTTCGCGGGGCTGGAGGGGCTCGCGCGGCTCGGCCCGCACGCGCTCGCCGAGCACCCCGGCCTCGGGCTCGCGAAGGCGCTCCGGATCGCCGCGTCGCTCGAGCTCGGGCGGCGCGCCTTCGAGCGCGCCGTGCGCCCGCGGCCTCCGGTGCGCACCTCGGCCTCGATCGCGGCGTGGTGCGCGGCGCAGCTCGGCCCGCTCGATCACGAGCAGATGTGGGTGATCTCGCTCGACGGACGCAACGGGATGAGGGGAGCGCGCAGGGTCGCGCAGGGCGGGCTCCACGGGTGCTCCGTCACGGCGAGGGACATCCTCCGCGCCGCGCTCTCGGACGCGGCCTCGGCGCTCGTTCTGGTGCACAACCACCCGAGCGGCGACTCGGCGCCGTCGCCCGAGGACGTGGCCATGACCAACGCGGTCGCCGCCGCCGGCGAGGTGATCGGCGTGCCGCTCGTCGACCACGTCATCCTCGCGCCGGACGGGCACTACTCCTCGCTGCTCGATCTCGGGATGATCGCGCCCGGCGACGCGCCCCGCGCCGCCGCACCGCCGAGCCGAGGCTAG
- a CDS encoding competence/damage-inducible protein A, whose amino-acid sequence MRTAAALIIGNELLSGKIADENLVVLAGTLRALGVRLERAVMVLDELEVIAAEVRALAASHDWVFTSGGVGPTHDDLTIAGVARAFGVPVVSAPNIESLLRDYYGDRLTEGHLLMARIPEGARLVTGGSAAWPGVVMRNVWMLPGVPQIFRAKQALIQAELSGGAPFVSLAVFTTLDEGQLKPMLDRVVEAHRDVDIGSYPRWSGIEYRTKLTFDGLVEARVRAARDAFAESLPAETIVRVE is encoded by the coding sequence ATGAGGACCGCAGCGGCGCTGATCATCGGCAACGAGCTGCTCAGCGGGAAGATCGCTGACGAGAACCTGGTCGTGCTCGCGGGCACCCTGCGCGCGCTCGGCGTCAGGCTGGAGCGGGCGGTCATGGTGCTCGACGAGCTCGAGGTGATCGCCGCCGAGGTGCGCGCGCTCGCGGCGTCGCACGACTGGGTCTTCACGAGCGGCGGCGTGGGCCCGACGCACGACGACCTGACGATCGCGGGCGTCGCGCGCGCGTTCGGCGTGCCGGTGGTCAGCGCGCCCAACATCGAGAGCCTCCTGCGCGATTACTATGGTGATCGGCTCACCGAGGGGCACCTGCTCATGGCCCGCATCCCGGAGGGCGCGCGGCTCGTGACCGGCGGCAGCGCCGCGTGGCCCGGCGTGGTGATGCGCAACGTGTGGATGCTGCCCGGCGTGCCGCAGATCTTCCGGGCGAAGCAGGCGCTCATCCAGGCGGAGCTCTCCGGCGGGGCGCCGTTCGTCTCGCTCGCGGTGTTCACGACGCTCGACGAGGGGCAGCTCAAGCCGATGCTCGACCGCGTGGTCGAGGCCCACCGCGACGTCGACATCGGCTCCTACCCGAGGTGGTCCGGCATCGAGTACCGCACGAAGCTCACGTTCGACGGCCTCGTCGAGGCGAGGGTGCGCGCGGCGCGCGACGCGTTCGCCGAGAGCCTCCCCGCCGAGACGATCGTCCGCGTCGAGTGA
- the xseB gene encoding exodeoxyribonuclease VII small subunit, with translation MTTMSNATDEGDAGVESRAESRVESSAEPRAAGAPAKAEADRAPRSGGAAAGADAMSFEESTRRLAKIVAELEGGDLPLERALSLFEEGIRLSRSAQERLDRAEKRVEELLGMDADGRPVTREFES, from the coding sequence ATGACGACGATGAGCAACGCGACGGACGAGGGCGACGCGGGCGTGGAATCACGCGCCGAATCACGCGTCGAATCGAGCGCGGAGCCCCGCGCCGCCGGGGCGCCGGCGAAGGCCGAGGCCGACCGCGCTCCGCGGAGCGGCGGCGCGGCCGCGGGCGCCGACGCGATGTCGTTCGAGGAGTCGACGCGCCGCCTCGCGAAGATCGTCGCGGAGCTCGAGGGCGGCGACCTGCCGCTCGAGCGCGCGCTCTCGCTCTTCGAGGAGGGCATCCGCCTCTCGCGCTCGGCGCAGGAGCGCCTCGATCGCGCGGAGAAGCGCGTCGAGGAGCTGCTCGGGATGGACGCCGACGGGCGCCCGGTGACGCGCGAGTTCGAGAGCTGA
- a CDS encoding HEAT repeat domain-containing protein, which produces MRFLPGTPRALGLAAALAATAMAGSAAAQPVARTARAPQAADEGGKAPAGAEAGATPLRGSLGVPVGERLLSSSDPAARLRGIERLGAIGTEEAVSALLAALEQHGAPGARDPRARLAAVRALAPHAQRDSVRQLLARELSESAPARGAASPLGEVLRGTAALALARTGERRALGVLVNAIVQGGAAGEAAARALKAHPPASLQLLLGSRKRIEPALASFLGDLGDLRAIAALRPMLEGGDRAAQVAAARALARLGDEAALAKARAWLRKPEPGLFEPTAEILVYLGAPEAPDAVAALLGSELGRMEGLRLAELAPAERLVPALARSLPLLPDDARPRAVAAIGRAGGTEAARQLRRLPSERPELATAAAFALATMPGAEARAAVAELFDGPRAAKDADLRRLGLRAGVVRGLALRDAPEALEKRLLAALAAPKGSSDRAVGVFGAVALGLRDAVDVVGACSPSSCDRAAVHAAARGALARGERALAALAPLFAALAASPPGAASAAQSGDAAPDAAAISAGVALLAEPGGGAIATSRLAALAEAGGPLSPLAARALAARDDEVVRGRIERLLEGSDPVVRAHVALGLGSDPMPDSVSLLARAYRFEDDPAVRRAIVRGLSRRAEVQRRRVLVAARDLDPDEGVRALARAALSGVDARALDRPRSALATGVVWVAIVPNDRSASMSASSRPARLVRPDGLAVPVVADPDGVLLVPAVPPGASAVLLAPAAPPGDPGS; this is translated from the coding sequence ATGCGATTCCTCCCTGGAACCCCCCGCGCCCTGGGCCTCGCCGCGGCGCTCGCGGCCACCGCGATGGCGGGCTCGGCAGCGGCTCAGCCGGTCGCGCGGACCGCCCGGGCGCCGCAGGCCGCGGACGAAGGCGGCAAGGCGCCCGCGGGGGCCGAGGCCGGCGCGACGCCGCTGCGCGGCAGCCTCGGCGTGCCCGTCGGCGAGCGGCTGCTCTCGTCGAGCGACCCGGCAGCGCGGCTCCGCGGCATCGAGCGGCTCGGGGCGATCGGCACCGAGGAGGCGGTGAGCGCGCTGCTCGCCGCGCTGGAGCAGCACGGCGCCCCGGGGGCGCGCGATCCCAGGGCGCGCCTCGCGGCGGTGCGGGCGCTCGCGCCGCACGCGCAGCGCGACAGCGTGCGCCAGCTCCTGGCGCGCGAGCTCTCGGAGAGCGCGCCCGCGCGCGGCGCCGCCTCGCCGCTCGGCGAGGTGCTGCGCGGCACCGCCGCCCTCGCGCTCGCGCGCACCGGCGAGCGGCGCGCGCTCGGCGTGCTCGTGAACGCGATCGTGCAGGGCGGGGCCGCGGGCGAGGCCGCCGCCCGCGCGCTCAAGGCGCACCCGCCCGCGTCGCTCCAGCTCCTGCTCGGCAGCCGCAAGCGGATCGAGCCGGCGCTCGCGAGCTTCCTCGGCGATCTCGGCGATCTCCGGGCGATCGCGGCGCTCCGGCCGATGCTCGAGGGCGGCGACAGGGCGGCGCAGGTGGCCGCCGCGCGCGCCCTCGCGCGCCTCGGCGACGAGGCGGCGCTGGCGAAGGCCCGCGCGTGGCTCCGGAAGCCAGAGCCGGGGCTCTTCGAGCCGACCGCGGAGATCCTCGTCTACCTCGGCGCGCCGGAGGCGCCGGACGCCGTGGCCGCGCTGCTCGGATCCGAGCTCGGGCGGATGGAGGGGCTCAGGCTGGCCGAGCTCGCGCCGGCGGAGCGGCTCGTGCCGGCGCTCGCGCGCTCTCTCCCGCTGCTCCCCGACGACGCGCGGCCCCGCGCGGTCGCGGCGATCGGCCGCGCGGGCGGCACGGAGGCGGCGCGGCAGCTGCGCCGGCTCCCGAGCGAGCGCCCCGAGCTCGCGACGGCGGCCGCGTTCGCGCTGGCGACGATGCCGGGGGCCGAGGCGCGGGCCGCGGTCGCGGAGCTCTTCGACGGCCCGCGCGCGGCGAAGGACGCGGACCTCCGCAGGCTCGGCCTGCGCGCCGGGGTGGTCCGCGGGCTCGCGCTGCGCGACGCGCCCGAGGCGCTCGAGAAGCGGCTGCTCGCCGCGCTCGCCGCGCCGAAGGGGTCGAGCGATCGCGCCGTCGGGGTGTTCGGCGCCGTGGCGCTCGGCCTCCGCGACGCGGTCGATGTCGTCGGCGCCTGCTCCCCGTCCTCCTGCGATCGCGCGGCGGTCCACGCGGCGGCGCGCGGCGCGCTCGCCCGGGGCGAGCGCGCCCTCGCCGCCCTCGCGCCGCTCTTCGCGGCGCTCGCCGCGTCGCCGCCCGGCGCCGCGAGCGCCGCGCAGAGCGGCGACGCGGCGCCCGACGCGGCGGCGATCTCCGCCGGCGTCGCGCTGCTCGCGGAGCCCGGGGGCGGGGCGATCGCGACCTCGCGGCTCGCCGCGCTCGCAGAGGCGGGCGGACCGCTGTCGCCGCTCGCCGCCCGCGCGCTCGCGGCCCGCGACGACGAGGTGGTCCGCGGCAGGATCGAGCGGCTGCTCGAGGGGAGCGATCCCGTCGTGCGCGCGCACGTCGCGCTCGGCCTCGGGAGCGACCCCATGCCCGACAGCGTCTCCCTTCTCGCCCGCGCGTACCGCTTCGAGGACGACCCCGCGGTGCGCCGCGCGATCGTCCGCGGCCTGTCCCGGCGCGCCGAGGTGCAGCGCAGGCGCGTCCTCGTCGCGGCGCGGGATCTCGATCCTGACGAAGGGGTGCGCGCGCTCGCGCGGGCCGCCCTCTCCGGCGTCGACGCGCGGGCGCTCGATCGGCCGCGCTCCGCGCTGGCGACGGGCGTCGTGTGGGTGGCCATCGTCCCGAACGACCGGAGCGCGTCCATGAGCGCCTCCTCGCGCCCGGCACGGCTCGTCCGGCCGGATGGGCTGGCGGTCCCCGTCGTGGCCGATCCCGACGGCGTGCTCCTCGTGCCGGCGGTGCCGCCCGGCGCGAGCGCCGTCCTGCTTGCGCCGGCCGCACCCCCGGGGGACCCTGGCTCATGA
- a CDS encoding radical SAM protein produces MIDLVRTLEKAITVSADKAWPVLRRLSRLGGEPRPFHPKWSDKPIPRGGERTAPPLGWPRETDSLCPRCVKEARAEILSGRADWTRLITDNPGEIRASIVAREGRVVMEKTCPKHGFFSDTISIDPAFLARIERLFGGRDVEMTKDRIHDHGSSTIRYGRGAVLTVDLTNRCNMMCDPCFMDANQVGYVHELSWEEITRILDDAAAVRPRRQMSIQFSGGEPTLSPHFLDAIRYAREKGYFAVQCATNGIRFADEPGFARKAKEAGLRMAYLQFDGVTNDANGHRKIGNLYDVKLRAIEELSAAGIDVILVVTIVNGVNNDQVGPIIDFAVQNADKITVVSFQPVSFTGRDEDISDELREKQRYTLSHLAHDIARQTGVTDPLRDWFPLSALSPFGNVTDLLDGPDKDWGQINCGCHPNCGIGTVLFVHKKTKQMVPLLDFINVEGLLSDLRAIFDAGRGRAITKAQVVAALLRHYQPDKAPPGFHLATLLKQFMSQTGAAHAGEGDAREYEWRVLFVAGMWFQDLFNYDFRRTEMCIIPYGTQLGEISFCAYNTGAGWRNILEKMKANATVAEWYKKHGRHPVYAKNQDLPLPAYDNPLTIIEHDLALREREQGGARTRRAARRLPIVS; encoded by the coding sequence TTGATCGACCTGGTACGGACACTGGAAAAGGCCATCACGGTCTCCGCCGACAAGGCGTGGCCGGTCTTGCGGCGACTGAGCCGCCTCGGCGGCGAGCCCAGGCCGTTTCACCCGAAGTGGAGCGACAAGCCGATCCCGAGGGGCGGCGAGCGCACGGCGCCCCCGCTCGGCTGGCCTCGCGAGACGGACAGCCTGTGCCCGCGCTGCGTCAAGGAGGCGCGCGCCGAGATCCTGAGTGGCAGGGCGGACTGGACCAGGCTCATCACGGACAACCCCGGTGAGATCCGCGCCAGCATCGTCGCGCGCGAAGGGCGCGTGGTCATGGAGAAGACGTGCCCGAAGCACGGCTTCTTCTCGGACACGATCTCGATCGACCCGGCGTTCCTGGCGCGGATCGAGCGCCTCTTCGGCGGCCGCGACGTCGAGATGACGAAGGACAGGATCCACGACCACGGCTCGAGCACCATCCGTTACGGCCGCGGCGCGGTGCTCACGGTCGACCTGACGAACCGCTGCAACATGATGTGCGACCCGTGCTTCATGGATGCCAATCAGGTCGGCTACGTGCATGAGCTCTCCTGGGAGGAGATCACGCGGATCCTGGACGACGCGGCGGCGGTGCGCCCGCGCCGCCAGATGTCGATCCAGTTCTCCGGCGGCGAGCCGACGCTGAGCCCGCACTTCCTCGACGCGATCCGGTACGCGCGCGAGAAGGGGTACTTCGCGGTGCAGTGCGCGACGAACGGGATCCGCTTCGCGGACGAGCCGGGCTTCGCCAGGAAGGCCAAGGAAGCGGGCCTCCGGATGGCGTACCTGCAGTTCGACGGGGTCACGAACGACGCGAACGGCCACCGGAAGATCGGGAACCTCTACGACGTGAAGCTGCGGGCGATCGAGGAGCTCTCGGCCGCCGGGATCGACGTCATCCTGGTCGTGACGATCGTCAACGGGGTCAACAACGATCAGGTGGGGCCCATCATCGACTTTGCGGTCCAGAACGCCGACAAGATCACGGTCGTCAGCTTCCAGCCGGTCAGCTTCACCGGCCGCGACGAGGACATCTCCGACGAGCTGCGCGAGAAGCAGCGCTATACGCTGAGCCACCTCGCGCACGACATCGCCCGGCAGACCGGCGTGACCGACCCGTTGCGCGACTGGTTCCCCCTGTCGGCGCTCAGCCCCTTCGGCAACGTGACCGACCTCCTCGACGGCCCCGACAAGGACTGGGGGCAAATCAACTGCGGCTGCCACCCGAACTGCGGGATCGGGACCGTGCTGTTCGTCCACAAGAAGACGAAGCAGATGGTCCCGCTGCTCGACTTCATCAATGTCGAAGGGCTGCTCTCCGACCTTCGCGCGATCTTCGACGCGGGGCGCGGCCGCGCCATCACGAAGGCGCAGGTCGTCGCGGCGCTGCTGCGCCATTACCAACCGGACAAGGCGCCGCCCGGCTTCCACCTCGCGACGCTCTTGAAGCAGTTCATGAGCCAGACGGGCGCCGCGCACGCCGGCGAGGGCGACGCCCGCGAGTACGAGTGGCGGGTCCTTTTCGTCGCGGGCATGTGGTTCCAGGATCTGTTCAATTACGACTTCCGCCGCACCGAGATGTGCATCATTCCGTACGGAACGCAGCTCGGCGAGATCAGCTTTTGTGCGTACAACACCGGGGCTGGATGGCGGAACATCCTCGAGAAGATGAAGGCCAACGCCACCGTGGCCGAGTGGTACAAGAAGCACGGTAGGCACCCTGTCTATGCGAAGAATCAGGATCTTCCTTTACCGGCCTACGACAACCCCCTAACGATCATCGAGCACGACCTTGCGTTGCGCGAGCGCGAGCAGGGCGGCGCGCGCACACGGCGGGCGGCCCGGCGGCTGCCGATCGTGAGCTGA
- a CDS encoding serine/threonine-protein kinase, with protein MTLHAGRYESLRAIASGGMATVYLGRAVGAGGFERLVALKMMHPHIAAEPEFVAMFLDEARLAARVRHPNVVATFDLVEDPLFLVMEYIEGPSLHNLLRTCARAKRPVPLGIALRIFLDVLAGLHAAHELTGSEGEPLHLVHRDVSPQNVLVGVDGIARITDFGVARAETRLVSTRGNALKGKLAYMAPEQIRAANVDRRSDVYSAGVVLWEMLTEERLFKADNDGALLAQILEGAPTGPRGVVPSVPTALDQICLRALRTDPDDRFPTAAAFAEALEDAATQTPGLAVSSPRAVEALIKEVGLRGPPEGLAGPVSARSGPASAPRSARSPLSQRSPLSDRLPLSQRAPSSDRLPLSQRAPSSDRLPLSQRAPSSDRLPLSQRSAEAAPDNSGVEGSAPGLGAVVSEAVSRGRHHIVRRRVLASACAVALTLGAGAFLAVGQREPAAPFTAESASVSRISSFFPAAAAASGPLQAIAPGHPGEPAGSPVPGGSAQGAVPDSSAQGVIPGRAAQSSAPGSAGRPAQVPAPTANRATSPAPRPSSRATPPTAVKPRTSRPDTRTTSGSTAPTAKPATRSSTARSAAPKTPPKAPEPKRSAPRTTSRTPFKPSGL; from the coding sequence GTGACCTTGCACGCGGGCCGCTATGAGAGCTTGCGCGCCATCGCGTCAGGCGGCATGGCGACGGTGTATCTCGGGCGTGCCGTGGGCGCCGGCGGGTTCGAGCGCCTCGTCGCCCTGAAGATGATGCACCCGCACATCGCGGCGGAGCCCGAGTTCGTCGCGATGTTCCTCGACGAGGCGCGCCTCGCGGCGCGGGTCCGCCACCCCAACGTCGTCGCGACGTTCGATCTCGTCGAGGACCCGCTGTTCCTCGTCATGGAGTACATCGAGGGGCCGTCGCTGCACAACCTGCTCCGCACGTGCGCGCGGGCGAAGCGGCCCGTCCCGCTCGGGATCGCGCTCCGCATCTTCCTCGACGTGCTCGCGGGTCTCCACGCCGCGCACGAGCTCACGGGGAGCGAGGGCGAGCCGCTCCACCTCGTGCACCGCGACGTCTCGCCGCAGAACGTGCTCGTCGGCGTCGACGGCATCGCGCGCATCACCGACTTCGGCGTGGCCCGCGCCGAGACGAGGCTCGTGTCGACGCGGGGCAACGCGCTCAAGGGCAAGCTCGCCTACATGGCGCCCGAGCAGATCCGGGCCGCGAACGTCGATCGTCGCAGCGACGTGTACTCGGCCGGCGTGGTGCTCTGGGAGATGCTCACGGAGGAGCGCCTGTTCAAGGCCGACAACGACGGCGCGCTGCTCGCGCAGATCCTCGAGGGCGCGCCCACGGGTCCGCGCGGGGTGGTCCCGTCGGTGCCGACCGCGCTCGACCAGATCTGCCTGCGCGCGCTGCGCACCGACCCCGACGACCGCTTCCCGACCGCCGCGGCGTTCGCCGAGGCGCTGGAAGACGCGGCCACGCAGACGCCGGGCCTCGCCGTGTCGTCGCCCCGAGCGGTGGAGGCGCTCATCAAGGAGGTCGGTTTGCGCGGGCCGCCGGAGGGCCTCGCCGGGCCGGTCAGCGCGCGGAGCGGTCCCGCGTCGGCGCCCAGGTCGGCGCGATCGCCGCTGAGCCAGCGCTCTCCGTTGAGCGATCGTCTGCCCCTGAGCCAGCGCGCTCCGTCGAGCGATCGTCTGCCCCTGAGCCAGCGCGCTCCGTCGAGCGATCGTCTGCCCCTGAGCCAGCGCGCTCCGTCGAGCGATCGTCTGCCCCTGAGCCAGCGGAGCGCCGAGGCGGCGCCGGACAACTCGGGCGTCGAGGGCAGCGCGCCGGGGCTGGGCGCCGTCGTCTCCGAGGCCGTCTCCCGCGGCCGGCACCACATCGTGCGTCGCCGCGTGCTCGCCAGCGCCTGCGCGGTCGCGCTCACGCTCGGGGCAGGCGCCTTTCTCGCCGTCGGCCAGCGCGAGCCCGCCGCTCCCTTCACGGCGGAGAGCGCCTCTGTCTCCCGGATCTCGTCCTTCTTCCCCGCGGCCGCGGCGGCCAGCGGGCCGCTCCAGGCGATCGCGCCCGGGCATCCCGGCGAACCGGCCGGATCCCCGGTCCCCGGCGGCTCCGCTCAGGGCGCTGTTCCCGACAGCTCCGCTCAGGGCGTGATTCCGGGCAGAGCCGCCCAGAGCTCCGCCCCGGGCTCCGCGGGGAGGCCCGCACAGGTCCCTGCTCCCACCGCCAACCGTGCGACGAGCCCCGCTCCGCGGCCGAGCTCCAGAGCGACCCCGCCCACGGCCGTCAAGCCCAGGACGAGCCGGCCCGACACGCGCACGACCAGCGGATCCACGGCCCCGACGGCGAAGCCGGCCACCCGCTCATCGACCGCTCGAAGCGCGGCGCCGAAGACCCCGCCAAAGGCGCCAGAGCCGAAGCGGAGCGCTCCACGGACGACCTCCCGGACGCCCTTCAAGCCATCAGGCCTGTGA